A region of the Saccharospirillaceae bacterium genome:
TGCTGCTGTCACTGCAACTTTCTGAACCGGCAGCTCCACGCCTTTAGATACTTCGATTACGATGAAGTCGTCAGTCACTTTGGTTACTTTGCCGAGCATACCGCCAGCTGTTACCACTTCGTCACCCACTGACAGGTCACCAATCAGTGCCTTGTGTTCTTTCTGACGTTTGCTCTGCGGGCGCCACAACAAAAAGTAGAAAATCAGCAGAAAGCCACCCAGAAAAATCAGCTGCCCGGTGACACCCATTGGCTGAGCGGCAGCGCCTTCTGCGAAGGCCAGTGGTGAAGTAGCTAAAGCCAATGCGGCTAACAGTGCTTTCATTAAAAATATCCCCAATGTCATTAGTTTGTGCAGCTTGCCGCACGATTATTACAAGATTTGAACAGGTTAGCGTTATCCATCATCGCCAGCATTAACCGGCTCCTCAAGCGGCGGCGTTTGCAGACCTCGCTTGGCATAGAATTCATCAACAAAGTCGGCAAATGTACCTTCTTCCAGAGAGCGGCGCAAACCAGCCATCAGCGTCTGGTAATAATGGAGGTTGTGAATGCTATTTAAAGTAGCGCCCAGTATTTCTTTACACTTGTCCAGATGGTGGAGATAGGCGCGACTGAAATTTTTACAGGTATAACAATCGCATTCCGCATCCACTGGCTCGGTACTGGTGCGATTAGCTGCGTTACGGATTTTTAAAACGCCAGTCGAGGTAAACAAGTGCGAATTGCGCGCATTACGTGTTGGCATCACACAGTCGAACATATCAACACCGCGACGAACCCCCTCCACCAGATCTTCTGGCTTGCCCACACCCATGAGATAACGTGGCTTGTCTTTCGGCATTTTCGGTGCAGTGTGTTTCAGAATGCGCATCATATCGGGCTTGGGTTCTCCCACGCTTAAACCGCCAATGGCGTAACCGTCAAAACCGATATCAGTAAGACCCTGAAGTGACTCATCACGCAGGTCCTCGTACATTCCGCCCTGAATAATACCAAACAGCGCGGACGGATTGTCTCCATGCGCATCTTTGGAACGTTTAGCCCAGCGCAATGACATACGCATAGAATCAGCCGCTTCCTGGGTGGTAGCAGGATAAGGTGTGCATTCATCAAAGATCATCACGATGTCAGAGCCAAGATCTCGCTGTACCTGCATCGAACTCTCTGGTGTCATCAGAACTTTTTCGCCGTTCACCGGGGATTTAAAGGTAACTCCTTCCTCCGTGATCTTGCGCATATCGCCCAGGCTGAAAACCTGAAAACCACCGGAATCGGTCAGAATAGGTTTGTCCCAACCGATAAAGTCATGCAGATCTCCGTGCTGCTTGATGATTTCAGTGCCAGGACGCAACATCAGGTGAAACGTGTTGCCCAGGATGATATCCGCGCCCAGATCATTAATCTGATCCGGGTTCAGGCCCTTCACTGTGCCGTAGGTACCCACTGGCATAAATGCCGGCGTCTGCACCTCACCTCGCGGAAACTTCACGGTTCCACGGCGGGCATAACTGCTGCCATCGGTAATTTCCGAGTGCAACTCAAAATTCATAAAACATTCACGCGTCATATTCTGTAAACCTGACTATTTTGCCGACCTGTCAGCGGTTGGATAACCCGCTCAGACCTCTTCCGGGGTAACAAACATAGCATCCCCATAACTGTAAAAACGGTACTGTTCAGCAATCGCCTGCTCGTAGGCAGACATTACCTGTTGTTTCCCTGCAAACGCCGAAACCAGCATTATTAACGTCGATTCCGGGAGGTGAAAATTGGTGATCATGGCATCCACGCTGCGAAATTGGTAACCCGGAAAAATAAAGATCTCACTGTCATCATAAAACGTGGCAATTGCACCTTCCTGACTGGCACTTTCGAGACTTCTGACGGAGGTTGTTCCAACGGCAATGACACGCTTACCCTGGCGGCGAGTGTGATTTACCGCATCCACCACTTGTTGCGAGACTTCGATGTATTCTGAATGCATCTTATGTTCATGCACGTCATCAACTTTTACTGGCTGAAACGTACCAGCACCTACATGCAAGGTCACATAAGCAAAGTTAACACCTTTGTCTCTCAAACGATCCAGCAAACCATCATCAAAGTGGAGACCGGCCGTAGGTGCCGCAACGGCTCCCGGCTTTTCTGCGTAGACTGTCTGATAGCGTTCTTTATCTTCTTCTGCGTCGTCACGTTCCATATACGGAGGCAGAGGCATATGGCCGACGTCATTAAGCAGGTCCAGCAACGGTTTGTCGGTTGCGAACTTCAGATGAAACAGAGCCCCATCACGACCAACTACATCGACAGCAACGCCGTCTTCTTTACCACCACCAAGATAGATCGTCTGACCCGGCTTGGGCGAGCGTGACGATTTCAGATGCGCCAATGCCTCACGTTCATTCAGCACACGCTCTATCAACGCCTCCAGTTTGCCGCCACTCTCTTTTTCACCGTAGAGGCGCGCCGGGATTACCTTGGTATTGTTAAATACCAGTAAATCGCCAGGCTCAATCAGGGCTTCGATATCACGGAAAATTTTATGTTCAACAGCACCACTTTGGCCGTTGAGGCACAATAAACGCGATGCACTGCGCTCTGCCATAGGGTGGCGGGCAATCAGCTGATCTGGCAGTTCAAAATTAAAATCGCTGGTTTTCATTTTTTCTGACGTCGTTTGAGAGGAGCGCAACTCAGTAGTGGAGCGCCGTGCTCATTGAAAGTGCGGCAAGATTACCGGATAAGTTCCACTAAGTTAAGGAAATCATTAGAAAAAAGTATTGACACTTAAGAGATCCCCTGTAGAATGCGCCGCCACTGACACAGCAGATGCCGATTTGCCAGAGTGGCGAAATTGGTAGACGCAGGGGATTCAAAATCCCCCGCCTTAACGGGTGTGCCGGTTCGAGTCCGGCCTCTGGTACCAGTTATGCAGGTACACTTCGGCTCTCATCCGTCAGTGACAATGATTCAGCAAATATCTACTGCTTGCTGAATGAAAAATGCCCAGGTGGTGGAATTGGTAGACACGCTAGCTTCAGGTGCTAGTGGCCGTATGGCCGTGGGAGTTCAAGTCTCCCCCTGGGCACCATAGATCATTGGTTTGATTATGTGGTGCCGCATTTTTCGAAGACACACTGTATTTAGCATCTTCCCAACGATGCTAAACGCCTTGCCCAGGTGGTGGAATTGGTAGACACGCTAGCTTCAGGTGCTAGTGGCCGTATGGCCGTGGGAGTTCAAGTCTCCCCCTGGGCACCATCTAAAGCGATGCATTTCTCTAAAACGCCCCCAAAATTTTCCGCCCAACGCAAAGATCAGCTTTTTCTCTGACTACCCTCTCATACCTCATGTGAACCACAACTGCGCTCTGACTGGTACAGGGTGACCTGATTACGTCCATTTTCCTTCGACTGATACAAAGCGTCATCTGCAAACTTAACCCAGTCATCAGCACGACTGCCAGAGTCAGGTACACCGCCGTAAATACCAATACTCACAGTCACTGCCACCCCAACTTCAATGCGGTCAAAATTCAGCTGCTGCACACCACCACGCAAGCACTCAGCAACGTGGCAGGCTCCACGAGTGTCCGTATTTGGCAAAATCAAAACAAACTCTTCTCCACCATAGCGTGCTATGAAATCGGTATTACGATGAACCCCGTGTTTTATGGCCTGAGCAACGGCGCGAAGAATGTCATCACCCGCCTGGTGACCATAGCTATCGTTGATTTTCTTAAATCTATCAATATCGAGCATGAGTATACTTAAAGGCTCACGCTCGCGGACAGCACGAGCCAATTCGCGATCAATCACATCCTCAAAAAACCGGCGATTACGCAACGCCGTCAGTGGATCAGTGGTACTCAGGTATTCCAATCGCTGATTCAGTTTTTCCAGCTCTCCGGTGCGTTGCCTCACTCTGGATTCAAGCGTTTCATTGGCGCGACGCTGAACTTCCAACGCACGATCCTGAGCTTCACGGGCCTCACGCTCATGCTCCAACGCTTTCTCCTGAGCATA
Encoded here:
- the tgt gene encoding tRNA guanosine(34) transglycosylase Tgt, translated to MTRECFMNFELHSEITDGSSYARRGTVKFPRGEVQTPAFMPVGTYGTVKGLNPDQINDLGADIILGNTFHLMLRPGTEIIKQHGDLHDFIGWDKPILTDSGGFQVFSLGDMRKITEEGVTFKSPVNGEKVLMTPESSMQVQRDLGSDIVMIFDECTPYPATTQEAADSMRMSLRWAKRSKDAHGDNPSALFGIIQGGMYEDLRDESLQGLTDIGFDGYAIGGLSVGEPKPDMMRILKHTAPKMPKDKPRYLMGVGKPEDLVEGVRRGVDMFDCVMPTRNARNSHLFTSTGVLKIRNAANRTSTEPVDAECDCYTCKNFSRAYLHHLDKCKEILGATLNSIHNLHYYQTLMAGLRRSLEEGTFADFVDEFYAKRGLQTPPLEEPVNAGDDG
- the yajC gene encoding preprotein translocase subunit YajC, which produces MKALLAALALATSPLAFAEGAAAQPMGVTGQLIFLGGFLLIFYFLLWRPQSKRQKEHKALIGDLSVGDEVVTAGGMLGKVTKVTDDFIVIEVSKGVELPVQKVAVTAALPKGTIKEIKA
- the queA gene encoding tRNA preQ1(34) S-adenosylmethionine ribosyltransferase-isomerase QueA, which produces MKTSDFNFELPDQLIARHPMAERSASRLLCLNGQSGAVEHKIFRDIEALIEPGDLLVFNNTKVIPARLYGEKESGGKLEALIERVLNEREALAHLKSSRSPKPGQTIYLGGGKEDGVAVDVVGRDGALFHLKFATDKPLLDLLNDVGHMPLPPYMERDDAEEDKERYQTVYAEKPGAVAAPTAGLHFDDGLLDRLRDKGVNFAYVTLHVGAGTFQPVKVDDVHEHKMHSEYIEVSQQVVDAVNHTRRQGKRVIAVGTTSVRSLESASQEGAIATFYDDSEIFIFPGYQFRSVDAMITNFHLPESTLIMLVSAFAGKQQVMSAYEQAIAEQYRFYSYGDAMFVTPEEV